The DNA window CCCTTGATTGACCGTATCCAGTGGCCTCGCCAATATCCGTCTGCTTCATCGGAAAATCGGGATCATTGGCGATTAGACTGATAAAGGCCTCTTGATCCGTCGCGAGTATCCGCGCCGGTGTGTGGTCGTGATAGTGCGAACGAGCCAGTACCGTACTCAAAGCATGGAAGACGCCGGGGCCGTCATGCGCATCGCGGCTTAACGCCAGCGTTCGCTTTACGGACAAGCAAATGCGCTCAATGTCCGCGCCGGACCTGCCGGTTAAACAATAAGAGACTATACGCAAGGTTGGCTCTTCAGCTTTGATTGGCTGAAGAAAACGAGAGATTAGCTGTTCGCGACTCTTAAGCTCTGGTTCGCCGATATGGACGTGCGTCTCGAAACGTCGCCAAACGGCAGGATCAAGAAGCCTGTCGTGATTGGTTATTGCTATCGTTACGCCGTATTTGCATCGGTGGTCGAGATTTTGCAGCAGCGTGTTCACCACCCGCTTGATCTCACCGATCTCTTGCGGATCGTCCCGCAGCTTCGCGAGCGCGTCAAATTCGTCGAGCAATAGCACGCATGCGTAACGGTTAGCGAAGTCGAATAGATTGGCGATATTTCTCGCCGTGGTGCCAAGAAATGATGAAATTAAACCATCAATACGCGCCGTGACCAGAGGTAGACCGAGACGTTGAGATATATGATGAGCGGTCACTGTCTTACCTGAACCAGGGGGGC is part of the Bradyrhizobium canariense genome and encodes:
- a CDS encoding AAA family ATPase, producing MEHFSVIQSIIRAGLAGDRAALDKQVVRLRERMEKAGQIKEAETIDRLRASVSEAYDMAPSRIEISRTLISGERLTPDVNPPIDRETGARLCTLDFPNSDDQQPIYGDIVYETIEGLLQEWTNAEALRSVGVEPTRSLLIYGPPGSGKTVTAHHISQRLGLPLVTARIDGLISSFLGTTARNIANLFDFANRYACVLLLDEFDALAKLRDDPQEIGEIKRVVNTLLQNLDHRCKYGVTIAITNHDRLLDPAVWRRFETHVHIGEPELKSREQLISRFLQPIKAEEPTLRIVSYCLTGRSGADIERICLSVKRTLALSRDAHDGPGVFHALSTVLARSHYHDHTPARILATDQEAFISLIANDPDFPMKQTDIGEATGYGQSRVSDLKKAKRHLALMEAAHAQ